CTTTTTAATCATGTTTTGTCAAATGTGCATACCCAGTGCAGGATTAGGGACAATCTAAATGTgaccaaaaaataaattatgctcCCAGCAGTGAAGTTTTACTGCAATTCTTGTGATGTTCAGTGTTTTCTtcaaagctgcagctgccaggtgcATCATAGCTCTCTTGGTGTTACCTGCACATATTCTGTTTACACACATCTCAGCTTTATTCAGCAAAAATCACTGCATGTAACACTTTGCTTGAAGGAAGGTCCAGCAAACCTATTTGCTcctctgttattttctttcttttctcacagtTTAAATAGAACTAACCAATAAATTTCTCCTATTTCTCCAGTTAAACAGAGCCATTCTTTCATGAGAAATTGATTTGAAAGTTGTGGTACCAGCATTGCTAGGGAATGAGCAAAACCTGTCTCTGTGAAACATCTCAGACTGCAGGTGTCATCCAGAAGGCATCAGCGGTTTCACAGGTCTCCAAATACATTCAATTACAGCCATATGCAGATTAGtcacagggacaggaacagaGATCAGGGTTTAATCCGTAGAAggatttccctccctccctttctccctcctgctctcacaCTTGCTCCCACTCCTGTTCTCACAAGTGCTACACCCTTGAGAAAATGCAGGGAGACAAAGgaaattttctaattttaggAAACAATAACTCCTGGCTGGAGCTACACCTGCATTTTGGGTTGTGAGATTTGCTCTGCCTTTGCAGACCAGACCTGCTTGGTCCTGCACTCTGTAAGCTGAGCTTTTCATGGCAACCTACAGCAGGCATTGATCCTGTCATCCTTGAGTTTCAtctgcttctccagctctgaCATCTATGGGTAGAGAGTTGTCTTgaaaatccaaattattttcattagaaGGTACATATGTGACTTCAGTGTCTGTCCTAAGGAACCATTCTCCCCCAGGGCACATTTTGACTTTACAGTTGTAAAATGAAGTAGTGAATTACTCTAACACCCCAGCTCCTTTTGGTTCTTTGCATAACTTACTTGCATCAccaaacaggcagaaaaaacaaTATATATAACATAAGGTGGGAAATGTTTCCTAGATGGAggtaaaataaatgttatttcacACAGTGAAATATCAAATAAGGATAATTCAGCCTTTTCTCTAATGTTTCACCTCCCTTGGGCAAAACTCGTGTTATGTGTTCATGGGGGCAAACTGGGAAGTGCCCAGGAAACCAACGAGAGCAAAGTCaggaaatttaattattttcaaataattatttgtcACTGGTGGAGCTGTGAACATAGGCAGTCCCCTTTCTAGTGCTGCGTGCTGTGAAATGCTGTGGCTGACCAACCAGTTTTAGCTCCTTACGAGTTTTTTTATAGCAAGAGTCACAACTGGGTTCAATTTAAAGTGTTCAGTGTCACAGGAGCATTTGGAACTGTGAGATTTTGTTTATTCCTTAGCTGAGAAATAGAGATTCCATCAGTCTGACTCCAATCAAGGTAAATAAGCATGTTTTGTTTGTATAAATAAAACTTTAGTGACTGCACACTGGGGTGCTTCCAGTGCTTCTGTGTTCTGTGTATGATTCATGGGGTAAACTAACATTTATTGTCACACTTCCTCATATTCCTTCCACAACACATTGCTGCCAAGCAACACTGTCCTTTATTCTTAATCTCCCCTGCCACATGATTTCTGGTCATGCccagatctctgctctctgccttaAACTCCTAAGCCAGCACAATTTTCTGGGAGGGATGAAGAATGGGATGGTGAAGGCAAGCAGGTGTTTCATCAGGCAGATGCAGAAATTTGCAGAAGGGAATTTCAGGAATCATTTCTGGTGCATCTCCGGAAGATGCCATCCTCCATCCCGGAGGCAGACAGGAGGCACAGAGCCTCGGCAGCATTTTCTCTGAGTTTCCTCTCTTTAATCTTCTCCATcacagctttcagcagcagttACTGGTGTGAGGGGACCAGGAAAGTGGCCAAACCTTTCTGCAAAGGGGACAGCAAAGGGGATCTGTGCATCCGCTTCAACAGCGCCGACGGCAACggcagccaggctgtgcagtACATCTGGGAGACTGGCGATGACAAATTCGTGGAGAAGAAGTTCCACGCTGGCATCTGGTACTCCTGTGAGGAAATGATCAATGAAGAAGGTGGGTAAACCCGTGGGAATTTATTTAATGAAGTAACCAGGGTTTTTCCTGCTTATTTGGTGTGCCCGTCCCTTCTGCTCCGCTGTTGGCTTCGTATTTTAGGGTGTTTGTGTCCTTAAAAAGTTGCTCTTCTCTGGCAAAGGGGGCCTTAGAGGGTAGTGTCTAGTCAATTCCTAAAAAATTCATAATAAATTCTGCAAGAACATGAGGGTGACGTTGTGGTTTTGATTTAGCTGACAGGTTATGGTACAGATGAAgattatttggtttttattctaCTCACCATAACAACAAGTTAAATGATTCTAACaagaaagcatttcattttccagtggtTTTATTCCATTAGTCCAAAATGAATCCTTGCTTTAAATAACTCCTTCTGATCCCCTATGGATAAAATCCCCTATGGATCAGAAGGATCcataaaaaaccataaaaacataaaaaacgcaaactgatttttttaaaatttattttctaaatcatTGGCACTAATATACCTGTGGGATCTAAATTGGTTCCTGGATTTCCTCTTGAGCACAAGTATTTCTACTTTCTTCCTGTGATCTCAccttgcatttcattttccagtagttttattccatttattccaAAATGAACACTTGCTTTAAATAAGTCCTGATCCCCTATGGATCAGAAGGATCCATAAgaaacataaaaacataaaaaacgcaaactgatttttttttattatttaattgttTAAATCATTTGCACTAATATATCTGTTGGATCTAAATTAGTTCCTGGATTTCCTCTTGAGCACAAGTATTTCTACTTTCTTCCTGTGATCTCACCTTGCACAAATCAAAGCAGAAGAGGATTAATTTCGTCCTGCAAAAACATGATATGGAGACTTACTAACCATAAGTGCTGGCATTTAATTGGGGCTCACTCTGCATATGTAAATATTATTAGAATGAAATTAGCTTGAACAGAAACTTTCTagttaatttgggatttttgtatAAGGGAATTGCTGGTCCAAGAATTCAAGCATTTATTGTAAAACCAGATCAACATTAAGTTTTTCCCTTTATTGCCCTGATCAGTTTACAAGCCCAGCTAGAACAGAACTTCAGAGAAATCAAAGCAGCTGTCACCTATGccataaatgcaaatattttcacagtCACCTGTCCTGAAGGACCAGCTTTACCAGAACTTCTTGTAAGTTATGCAGTGTTAAGGGGAAAATGTCAAAGATCAGAGCAAAAGTTGTCCAAAAGACACTTTTATCCATGCTGTGTGTTCCAGGGTTGTGTAATTTGAGCATCTGCTGTGGAAGCTCAAGTTTGGAAGCTGATGTTTTCTGACTTGGTGCAGTTAGgagctggaaaaacaaaccaaaaaaacccacccagcaTGTTCAGATCAGAGAATTAATTCGCAGAGCTTTGTTCACAGCATCTGTgtggggggcaggggggcaTGTGGGTTTGGAAATCAAAGCTTACAGGAAGAAATTGGAATGCAGCTTAGAGGGAATTTGTGTGAGCAGCAGCCTTGCTGCCgtgaggagagcagctctgccctgacaCCAGGATTGATTCCAGTCCTGCAAAGGGATTTTCCTCTCCTGGCTCTCACAGCCACCACCCCATGGAAATCAATTCACAGCCTTCCTCTGGCTCTTCCAGGCTCTGGTTCTGCCTTGAAATAGTCTGTGAGGACTCTCTGGTTAAACTCCAGGAGAAATGTGATGTACCAAGGTCCCTGTGTACACTTAAACCAGCTTTTCCTGATCTTCTCACTTTCTGCTTCTATGAtagattttgcattttcttctttctattaATCTGTTTCTTTAGACCATTACAGAGTACAAAATAATCCtgaatttgatttatttttcttctcttttttagGTGAGAAATGTAGAAGCTTCATCAGTCTGACTCCAGCTTCTGATCGAGGTAGATATTGCATATTTTTTGTCTGTAGTCAAAACTTTCCTGATCACACTTACCAATATAAGTATTCTGCGTTAAATTAAATGAATCCATTTCGAAAATGCTTGCTTTAATCACAAAGAGTATTTTTTGGCCTTTATTTAGTTTTCTAACTTCAAAATGAAGGTAATATGGCTTACAATATCAATGTCTTTCTGAAGACACACCACTTGAATATGAATGGCTTTTGAAATGGGAATATGGGTCCTGGAATTccaaattttcatattttttccctctgtctccTCATACCTCCATATTTGCAGCCAGGAATTCTGTGGCAGTGTGTGAACAGCCACCCAGGAGGTTTGTGTGCTCAGGGGATTGAGGGAGATGTGCTGTGCACCAAACCAGCCTTGGTGGGATCTgaatcccctccctgtgccttactcagggctgtggggacacatTTCCATTCTCTTCTTTCAAAGAATATTCGATAATTCttagtaaataataattaatgtttaataaagaataattaattCTTAATAAAGAATTATAATTCTtaatacagaatatttcagatattcttacaaaaaaattcctgcagATACTGCTTTGTGCCTTCCTCTTGATCCCCAGTGTGAAAACATCAGTCCATCACTGATCTGATAGACCAATCACTTTACAAGTGGCTgatccaggaaaaaacccaaaactcatTCTTCCCAGCATTCTGGGACCGGAGTATTTGCCTGGAAATGCAATTTCAGGCCCTTGAGAAAGAGAAATACTCATTTTCTGAAGGCCAGTCTTCCTTCTGCTTGCTGCAGCTCATCACAGTGCCTTAACAGAATAATAGAATTTTctaacatgagaaaaaaatagaaatgagaTGTGGGTGTAGTCACACAGGAGTGAGGGGTGCTTTTGAGAGTTCCTCCCAAGGAAAATTGCTGGTGGACACAGAGCTGACACTGACTCTGAACAGCATCAGCAAATGTCACAGGCACTGGCAGGCCACTGGAGACAGCCAAGAAGCATCCAGGTACCTAAAACCCAGAAATCTGCCCCTGGGTAGTGAAATCCTGTGTGGAAATCCTGCCCAGAAGGGGTTTGTGCTCCGCACAtgcctgggggtgctgtgggatcCAAACTCAGGGTGCAGCAGGCTCAGCCTCCCCGAATTCCTCACCCTTGGGTCCCACACACAGGGCTGGTCACCCTTGTGCAGGGCATTTCTCACAATGGATCACTGCccaaaaaatgttaaaatgcaaactctcacagctggagcagccagaaGTGTTGGGCAATGCAACATCTGGAGCTCCTGATGAAAATCACAATCTTTTACAGAGACAGATTTTCTGGAGAAACAAACCATGTCCAAGAACACCCACACATAGCCTGGCCCAAAAATTTAATGTCTGAATGGCCCATGAATCACAGAAGCCCCACAGACATTGTCCAAGCCAGCATTTGGAGTTACACACCACACAAAAGTTGTCTCCTGCCCTAGGTGGTGTCTGGTAACCAAAGATGTGTCTCAGCAgtgtttcaatttttaaattatgattgTTTGTGTACATCTTCACATGAAATCACTGCTTGAATCTGCAGCCAGGTGTCTCAGGACccatttggtttttaaaaagtttgggtgttgggaaggatgaaagtttgacaagaaagtctcacagatatgtgtgcttagcagaaagatttttggaTGTAGaatctgatgaaggaatagagatagaagcaagttttgatatagaagaaaagaattgctgggccagtctcactggataaccaaggaggcaaagggtgtgttagttagaaggggtttttatggcttagagcaaaggataaacccacctcaaacaagaagatgtttttaccaagcaggaagatagcacaggcaaacaaggcagcaaatgtggcaagtagaaaaaaggtctcagaatttccCACTGAATGAGTTCCTGGATTTCCTCTTGAGCATaagtatttctgctttcttactATGATCTCACCTTGCACAAATCAAAGCAGAAGAGGATTATTTTCATCCTGCTAAAACATGATATGGAGACTTACTAGCCCTAAGTGGAGGCATTTAATTGGGGCTCACTCTGCCTATGTAAATATTATTAGAATGAAATTAGCTTGCCATTACAGAAACTTTCTAGTTTCTGTTtcctgcaagaaaactgaaaaacaacttctagcttaaactgtaatgtactaacttttagtgatgggagaacagtaacatgaatatggtaattacagtagttatggtaggctatagataaaagttaaggtacagattggttctgctgtatgaagatgctcagcaaagaaaagtctataatgcactgtaaccaaaaccaaagggtctccagggctgcctgcagctggagctgacagctgtgggcacagctctgtcacccacgaccctggactgctgtgacATCCTGGATACAATAAACTGGATTTAGAAGAGCTACCTGgggtcccacatccctcatttcgGCTCTTACAATGGTGCCAAACGTGGGGCACCATCAGTAAGACCCTGAATGAGCGATGTGGGTCTCCAAgtttgcctgcagctggagctgacagctgtgggcacagctctgtcacccacaaccCTGGCCTGCTGTGACATCTTGggtacaataaactgcattttgaagagctgcctggggtcccacatccctcatttcagCACTTACATTTGGGGAAGACCATTTGCCAGATCTTACCCCAGCAGATTTGGACATAAGgagggctcctgctcctggctgtgggacaTTAGCATGCTAAAGGTCAGACAGCAGGCTGAGAGACTTTCATGGCAGGATTAACTTCTTGCATAAGATGTAATTACCAGATCTCCGAAAAGAGAGGAATTAGCAGATAACTAGGGAAATGAATCTCAGCAAAACCTGGAGGCTGTCTGGCCTGAGGAAGGCTTCTCTGCCCAAAAAAATCAAGATCCTGTTGGGTTTAAAGTTAAGCCTGTGGGGAAGATTTTATTGAATGCCTGGACCCACAGGcagtgcatgtgtgtgcatggcCTCCAGGTTGTtagctgggctgctgctcctctctgccctcagAACCATGACATCAACAGttctttttaaattacctttggttctttttctattaaatttgGTTATTTTATATTAACTTTGGTTTATGTTGATTTTAGGGTAGCTACTGAGTATAAAACTACCTTGCACTTAGTGTGTAGCAGGAACATGCAACTGCTTTTCcaataattatattttgaaattttaattaattacttaaaGTGaattaagattaatttttaaaataacttaaattattttccaataatTATAATCAATTTGTCATTGGCACTGAAGTCTTCCACAGATGTTCTCATCATCACAGCATTCTCACAGCCCTTGTGCTTCTGTTTAACTTTGCATTAACAATAcaaatgaagaaggaaatggtGAAAATAAACATGCAACTGCTTTTCCAATAATTATAATTTGGGGTGTCCATTGCCACTGAAGTCCTCCACAGATGTTCTCATCATCACAGCATCCTCACAGCCCTTGTGCTTCTGTTTAACTTTGCATCAACAATCCaaatgaaggaaggaaatggtgaaaaatctgaaatgatTGCTGATAATACTAGTgctgttggtttggtttgcagGGGTTTTATGGCTGTCTATTGTAGCAGAGCTTCTCTACGTGGTTTTGCTCCTGACTGGGAACATTCTCATGTCAGTAGAAATATGCTACTACAGCTCTGTCATTGATGGGCTGAAGATCAACGCCTTCTCCGCAGTGGTCACCGTGCTAGCAGGTACAGTTAAACATCTCCACTTCACAAAGTGAAGCAAAATTTTAtgggaaaatattcttttcaatTAACTATTTCTTAATGTGGCCTATTTTGAATTTTAGATTTGTGGATTTTGCTATATTTAACTTATCAATTTTCATTTAGTTGTCAGGCTGGTTGCCAAGGACTAAATAACTAGTGTTATTAtaactttatattttttagGTCTTCTGGGCATGGTTGCT
Above is a window of Camarhynchus parvulus chromosome 18, STF_HiC, whole genome shotgun sequence DNA encoding:
- the LOC115911310 gene encoding germ cell-specific gene 1-like protein — its product is MPSSIPEADRRHRASAAFSLSFLSLIFSITAFSSSYWCEGTRKVAKPFCKGDSKGDLCIRFNSADGNGSQAVQYIWETGDDKFVEKKFHAGIWYSCEEMINEEGEKCRSFISLTPASDRGVLWLSIVAELLYVVLLLTGNILMSVEICYYSSVIDGLKINAFSAVVTVLAGLLGMVAHMMYTTVFQMTVNLGPEDWRPHTWDYGWSYGLAWTSFACCMAAAVTTINKYTKTILEFKHKRKKLERSFRIQYKFPEYTAPEKVCNVYVNSFQNTTDDPTHALRSLRHLATISVL